Below is a window of bacterium DNA.
TGTGATGGAACTCCGTCTCGCGCGAGTTGTCCGAGAAGTTCGCGATCAGGATCTGCCGCCGCGGCCCGTTGTTGACGAAAATGTTGTTGTAGACCTTGTTGCCCTTGCCGCCCTGCACCATGAGCCCGCCGTCCCACGCCCCGTACACCACATTGCCGTAGACCGAAAAGCCCCCGGCGAAGGAGTCCAGGTAAATCCCCCACGAGTTTTGCATGTCCCGCCCCATCATCGAGGAGTACCCGCCGGTGTCGTGGATGAGGTTGTAGCGGAAGATGCTGCCGGAGAGGTGGTCGCGCGACTGCTGCGTGACTTCCAGGCCGCCGGTGTCGTAGCTCTCCTGGTTCACATCGTGGATGTGGTTGTACTCGACGATGTTGTTGGTGCTGGTGGTGTGGCCGACGCTGATGCCCCAGCGCGTCGTGTCATGCACATGGTTATGGCTGATGAGCGCCCCGTGCACCTGGTCGCCGCCCGAGATCCCCGCCACATGCTTGTAGACCCACCCGAGGTGGTGGATCTCATTGTCCGAGATGACCGTACCGGCGGGGGAGTTGTTCACGTAGATGCCGCCCTCGGCCCCGTAGGCGATCTCATTGCCGATGACGCGGTTCCCGCTGCCGTAGGCCATGTAGATCCCGGCCTTGCCGATGTTGCGCAGGCTGCAGTCCTCGATGGCGACATGGTCGGCATAGCCCAGGGTAATGACCCCATCGGTGCTCTTGCCGTACATGATGAAGCCATCATCCGGCGTGTAGTCGGTCTCCCGCAGCGCCAGGCCCGCCAGGCGCAGGCACTGCACCGGCTGCTCCTTCGTGCCCGTGAAGCTCACCAGCCGCGTCAGCCGCGGGGCGATGACCTGTGTCTTGGTCGTGAGCGGCGCCTTGGGCCACAGGTACACCTTCCCCTGCGCGCGGTCGAGATACCACTCGCCGGGGCTATCCAGCTCGGCGAGGATGTTCTCAACGAAGTAGCGGTCGCCACTGCAGACGTCCACGGCTGCCTCCTTGCCGCTGATGACGACCACGCCCCGGGCTTCGTCCACCCGCTCCAGCTTCGCGATCTCATTGAACGCGCGGCAGGAGGTGGGTGAGGAGGGCCAGACATGCACCTCGGCATCAGGCTCGTTAGCCCACGCGGGCTTGACCTGGCCGGGCACGAAGGGGAACTCGGTCTTGCTGGCGGCTGACAGGCCGCCACACTCGACGATCTGCAGGCCGTGGCGCGCCTTCGTCTGCTCGGCCTGGATCAACACCCGGTGCCTGCCGGCGGCCACCGGCGGCATGGTCCAGCCGGACATCTGCCAGGCCGGGTCGTCGGTCAGGATGATCGCATCAATGTTGTAGCCCCCGCCCTTGTCGTTGCTCCAGCGCAGCACATGCTTCCCGGCGGTCAGCTTCAGCGTCGCGCTGCGGCTCCACTTGTGGACCGACCAGCCGCCGGTGTCGGGCAGGTTCATCAGCGGCGTCTTCTCCCCGCCATCCAGGGCCAGGCTGGTCTGCCCGTCCATGTTGTCCCGGTTCAGCATCTTCATGCCGTGCGCATACAGCAGCCACACGGAGTACTCGCCCTCGGCCGGCACGTCCATGTCCCACTCCAGCCAGTCGCCGGGGTTGTGCATGGCGCCGATGGCCTCGCCAAAGCAGCTCGGGCGGATATACAGGAAGCCCTTGCGGTACGGATCGCTCGGCACATAGTTGGGGTAACGGGCGCGGATCATGCGCTCCCCATCCACAAACAGCGAGCGGAAGGTGACATCCCTCAGCGCCGCGGGGACGTCAGCGACCATGATCTTGCCCTGCCAGGGTCTGAAGCCAGTGACGGGGACGCCGCCGCTGAGGACGGGCCTCTCTCCGGTGGCGGCGACGTAGGAGATGGGGCAGGCCTCGGTGCCGGAGTCCTGGGGCTCGAAGGCGAGCATCTCGGAGGGCCGGTACACCCCGCCGCGCACGCGCACCTGGATGGGCTGTGTCAGCGGCCCGGCGGCCTTGAGTTCGCGGATGGCCTCCCGCGCCCCGGCCAGCGATGCCAGCGGGCCGTCGGTCTTCGCCGCATTCGGGGCGGCCAGCTTGCCGGACCAGGAGTCCCTGCCCGCGGGGGAGACGGTGAGGACCAGCGGGGCGGCCAGAGCGCACCCGCACAGCAGCACTGCCGACACCGCGCCTGCCGTCCGCAGACTCACGAAGAACCGCATGTTCGCCCTCCCATGCTACACCATTGGCCGATAGGTGATGACAACGGAACCGGGGCAATCCTCGATGGCGAGCCGCAGGCCCTCTTCCGCTAGGTCCCGGCCGGTTGCGACCATGCCCGAGTCGCCCTGCTCGACGAGGTAGTGCCGCTCTGGGTCCAGGCCGCGCAGCCGGAAGCGGGCGCTCTCGTACGGGCTCTCCGCCCGCCGGAACGCCTGGACCATGCCGGTCTGCTCCGCCGGGTCGTGGAACTGCCAGGCCATCCAGGAGACGTTGTCGCGGGTGTTGGGTGTCAGCGGGTAGAAGTCGGCCAGAAAGAGCGGGGCGACGGCCCGCCACTCCTCCACCAGCCGCACCAGTAGCGCCAGGTCCAGGTCGTCGCGCCGCAGGTCGTAGCCGAGCCCCATGCCCGACCCGTGGCCGCTGCGGACGGCGTACTCGTCCACCGTGTCCACCGGCAGCGTGTTCGAGCCGTAGTAGGGGATCCACTGGCTCAGGCCATAGTGGAAGGACTGCTTGACCGGCAAGTTCCAGTAGTCGAAGTCAGTGGGATGCAGGGGCACCGCCCGGCGCATGGTCTCCAGGTCGTTGCGGCGCCCGCCGGAGGCGCAGCTATCAATGAGCATCCCCGGGTGGCGGCGCCGCAGTTCGTCCCAGAAGCGCAGGTAGCCCTGCACATGCTGGTTCTCGGTCATGCCCTGCTGGTCGGGGGCGTCGTGGGCGCGCCAGTAGGCCAGCGGGTCGAAGTTGTGGTCCTGGCGGTACAGGTCAATGCCCTGCTCGATCAGCACCCGGTCCACGTGGTCAATGAGCCACTGGCAGGCCTCGGGATGGCCCAGGTCCAGCAGACGGTTCTGGGGCTGGTCGGCGGACACGCCGGGCTGGTTGAGGAGCCACTCGGGGTGCTCGGTCTGCAGCCACGTGCCGTCCGCGACGCGCTCGGGCTCGAACCACAGTAGCGTCTTGAGGCCCCGCTCGTGGGCGAAGTCGCTGATCGCGCGCAGGCCGTGGGGGAAACGCACCGGGTCCGGCTCCCAGGTGCCAGTGCGCGGCCAGTGGCCGTCGCAGGGGTACCAGCCGGCGTCCATCCACCAGTAGTCCAGCGGCACTCCGGCCTGCAGGTACCGGCTGATGAAGTCCTTCTGGTTCTCCTCGGTGGCCTGGGTCATCTCGTTGAACTGCAGCGACGTGCCGCCGAAGAGCAGCGGCGGCGGCAGCTTCCCCCCCTCGACCCGCGGCACGTTGTAGGCCAGCATCCAGCGGCGCCACAGGTTCTGGGCGCGGTCCAGGTCGTCACCCTCCCAGCGCAACAGCGCCATGAGCGGGCCGCGGATCTGCTCGCCGGGGCGTAACACGAGGTTGACCTGCTGCTGGCCGGCGGCGAAGCGCAGCTCGCCGTTGGCGCTGCGGATGAAGGTGGCTTCCCACTGCCCGGGCCAGCCGACGGCGATCATCAGGCCGCCGTAGAGGGTGCGCAGGTTGAAGTACGGGAAGGCGCGGTTGCTCCCCCGCCCGCCCACAGGGGCGATATGCTCCTCACAGCCGGGCGGCAGGTCGAGCACATAGGGCTCGTAGCCGTGCACGGAGTAGTAGTCGCCGGTCACCGAGTGGATCGCCAGGGGCGCGTCGGGGGGCGCGGGGACGAGCAAGTCGCCACCGTGGAAGTCCGTGATCGGCGGGGTATCGCGGTCGCCGGTGTTGGCGAGCCACACCGTCCACTCCACGACCGGGAAGTCGGGGTAGGTGCGGCACACGACGCGCACCTGCAGGCCGCTGTTGGGGTCCTGCCAGGTGTGTTCGGACTGCTCGCCATCGGCCGAGTGCTTCGATACGCAGGGCCACAGGGCGAGGAAGTCGTCCGAGCACTGCCGCCCGTAGAAGAACGAGAACGGGGACAGCAGCCCGCCGTCGGCCTCGCCAATGGCGCGGCCGACGCCGCTGCCGTGGAGCGTGCGGGCGCGGGCTCGCGCCCGGTCCATCTCCGCAGGCGTCGGGGCGATGAGGTCAGGCGTAGACATGGCACACCTCCCAGGATCGCAGACGCAGCAACTGCCGTTGCCGTACGGAGCGCGGCTCTCCAGAGCCGCAGAGGCCCTGCAGACCGCCCTACAGCTTCTCCAGCCAGCCGTCCTTCAGTTCCGCGCCCCAGCACTGCGGGTGGCCGTTACGACGCGCGCCGAAGATCAGCCACTTGTTGTCGGCCGTCAGGTACGGGTGGGCGTGCGCCCACTGGCCGCCGTCATACTCCGTGCGGCTGAAGCACGCCCGTGCGTACTTGCCCGAGGCGAAGCTGCCCACATAGATGGGGATGCCCGGCTCGCCCGTGTCGCAGACCCAGTACTTTGCATCGCGCGACACGCTGATGTGCCCGAAGCGCAGCGGGCCAGCGTACACCGGCGTGGCCTGCGCGTCACCCACCTTGCCCCGCCAGATGTTCCCCTTGCTGTTGGCATCCGTGCCGGTGGAGAAGAAGATCTCGGAGGTGTTGCCGATCCAGGCCTCGTGGCCGGTCGGGCGCAGCGTGTACGGCTGGTCGGCCGGGAAGGACTTCTCGCCCCCGCCGATCTCCAGCTCCGACAGCAGTACCACCTTGACGCCCGGCACCTGGTTGAGCTGGATCAGCACGCGGTTGCGGCCATCGCGCGAGAACTGCTCGTGCTTGGCGTGATAGCCCGGCTTGTCGAGCAGTACGCTCCACTGCTTGGTCTGCAAGTCCAGCAGATGCACCTGCGCCGGCGGGGCGGGCGCATCCGCAGCGGCGCCCTCGGGCTTGGGCGGCACGACACTGACCGCATAGTAGCGGTGGTCCGGCGACACGGTGCCATAGCTGTAGCCGCCCCGGTCCGGCGGCAGTTCGGCCACGTTCTCGATCTGCAGCGTCAGGTAGTTGCACCGGCGCAGCATCTTCTTGCCCTCGACCGTCTGGGCGTAGTACAGCCACTCGCCCCAGGCGTGGAAGGCCGGGAAGGGCACCTTGCCCGAGAGGATCTCGTGCCGGGAGCCGTCCTGCAGGTCGAGGATGGCGAGGCTGCCGGGGAGCTTGTCGGTCTTGTAGTAGCGGATGGCGATGCGCCGGCCGGTGGCGTCGCCATAGGGCTGCTCGCCATAGATGTTGTCGGCCGGCCGCTCATCGGGGCCGAGTACATACACCTGCGCCCCGCTGTCGGGGTCCACTTCCACGGGCTGTCCGAGCATGTTCGCATTCCCTCCGGGTTGCGCGCCGGCGGCGCCGGCGATCAGGCAGGCAAGGGCCACGACGTAGTACACGATGCACCTCCGGGCGTGTCAACCCGGTAGCATTCGGCACCGAGGCGCACGCCCCCTTCCCCCTCCGCAGGCAGGAGCGGCGGCCCCACGGACGGAAGATAGCTGCGGCCACTTGTGCCATGCAACAGGAGTCTGTCATGCGCTACGCCAGCCTCTGCTGTCTGCTGCTTGCCGCCGTTCCGGTCGTGGCCCAGCCTCCCCCGGCGCTGCGGAGCGCCCTGGGGGCGGTCACCAACGGCGACTTCGCGCAACTGACCGACGACGCGAAGGGCTTCGCCGGCTGGCAGTTCAGCATCTCCCGAGACGCCGTCGTCAGCCTGACGGTGGACCGCACCGGCGGGCGGGGCGGGGGAGCGGCCGCGCTCTTCCACGACGAGTCGCCCATGTCGCCGCACGTCTACGGGCGCTTCAAGCAGACGGCGAAGGTGCTGCCGGGCATGGGCTACCGGCTGTCGTGCTGGTGCAAGGCCGAGAAGGCCGCCGGCGGCAACCACTGGACTGACTGGAAGAGCTATAGCCTCGGCCTGCCGGGCGGGACGTACGACTGGCAGCGGGTGGAGCGCCGCTTCGAGACCAAGCCCGACCAGACGGAGCTGGACCTGGGCCTGAACATCGTGGACGTCACCGACCGGCTCTGGGTCGATGACATCGAGCTGCTCCCGGACCTGTCCATGGTCAAGGCCCGGGGGGCCTGGCTGGGGTTCTGGAGTACTCCGGTGGTGGACGCCGATCGTGAGGAGCTGAAGTGCCGCGTGTGGGTCGCGGGCGCGCCGGAGGGGGCGAAGCTGCGCGTGCAGGTCACGGCCGGCGCCGAGCAGTTGGGGCGGCTGGAACTCGTCCCGGCCACTGACGGTGAGGTGGCTGGTAGCCTGCGACTCACTCCCCCGGCGCAGAGGCGCGGGCAGGTGGTAGCGTCCCTCATCGCGCCCACCGGCCGCACCCTCGTGAAGGCCACTCGTCCGGTGGACATCGCCAGCGGGCGGTACGTGAAGACGCGTCTGGAGCAGGCGCGGCAGCAGGCGGCAGCCCTGGCCGAGGCCATGCGGGGCTGGGAGCGCCGGGGCCTCCCGACCGACTACCCGCGCGTGACGGCGACGGTCGCTGAGAACTTCCTGCCGTGGATCGAGGGTGACATCCGCCAGGGCAACATGAAGCTTGCCGCCCAGGAGCTGGACGAGCTACACGAGGCGCTGGCCGCGGCGCTGCAGCAGTGCGCCGAGCCGCCGCCCGTCGAGGCCCTGACCGTGCCCCGCTACGCCGGCGGCCCCATTCGCATCCGGGGCGGGCACTTCGCTGCCCGCGTGCGCTGGCCGAACGGCCACGCGGAGTCGCGCCCGGTCTTCTTCATGGGCTACGGGCATTTCGCGGCGGTCCGGCGCGACCTGGAGAAGTTCCCCGCCTACGGGCTGAACATCATCCAGGTCGAGTTCGGCCCCAGCAGCGTCGTCCGGCCCGACTTCACCTGCAACATGGCTGCCGTGGATGACTTCGTCAAGCTGCTCGATCGCGGCGCGCAGGCCGGCGTGGCCGTCAACCTGCTGCTCTCGCCCCACTACTTCCCCCAGTGGGCTTACGACAGGTGGCCCGAGATCGGCGGCGTGAACGGCGGCTTCATCCGGTTCGACGTGGACGCCCCCCAGGCGCGCCGGATTGAGGAGGCCTTCCTGCGGGCGGTCATGCCGCGGCTCATCGGCCACCCGGCGCTGCACAGCCTCTGCCTGAGCAACGAGCCGGTATACGTCAGCGCCCCCAAGAGCGCCCACAACCTGCGTCTGTGGCGCGAGTGGCTGCGCCGGCGCCATGGCGACATCGCCCGCCTCACCGCGCTGTACGGCACGCAGTACGGGAGCTTCGACGAGGTCCCGGTGCATCCGTTCGACGACCTGCGCGAGAGCCCGCAGCTCTACGACTGGGTGACCTTCAACAACGAGCGCTTCGCAGCGTGGCACCGCTGGATGGCTGACATCATCCACGAGCTGGCCCCCGGCCTCCCGGTCCACGCCAAGATCATGAACCTGCCCTTCAACCGCGGCACCATCGTGTGCGGCAATGATGTCGAGCAGTTCTGCGACCTGTCGCAGATTGCCGGCAACGACTGCGCCAACAACGTCTCGCGCCACGTAGACGGCCGCTTCACCAACGAATGGCGCAGCGAGTACCGCTACTACGACCTGCTGCGCTCGATGCGCGGGCAGCCGGTGTTCAACTCCGAGAACCACGTCGTGCCCGACCGCGACTGGGGCCCGGTGCCGGGGATGCACATGCGCAACCTCATCTGGGAGGGCGCCGTGCACGGCCTGGGGGCCAGCACCATGTGGGTGTGGGAGCGCAACACCACCGACCCGCGCAGCGACTTCGCCGGCAGCGTCATGCACCGCCCGGGCCTGTGCGATGCCCACGGCCGGGCCGCGCTGGACCTGATGCGCCTGGCGCCCCAGGTCACGGCCCTGCAGGACCAGCCCGCCCGCGTGGCGATCGTCTACTCCACCGCCAGCATGGTGTGGAACCAGCGCTACCCGTCGCTCGTGACCGCGGCCTACGAGGCGGCAGCCCGCCTGGGGGAGAAGGTAGACTTCCTGACCTGGCGGCAACTGGCGAGCGGCGAGGGCGACCGGGTGCAGGCCCTCCTCCTACCCGGCGTGACGCACCTGGAGGAGGAGGGCGTGCGGGGCCTGCGAGCCTTCGCGGCCCAGCCGGGCAAGCAGCTCATCGCGCTGGGCGACGGCTGCCTGGCGACCGACGAGTACGGCCGCCCGCGCGACCTGGCCGGCCTGCCGGTGGTGACGCTGGACGCCGGCGATGGCCCCACCCTCCCGGCCCGCCTCCGCGCGGCGCTGAAGCTCGACTGGCCGGTGGCGGTCACTGAGAACGGCCGCCCGACGACCGCCTGCACGTTCCGCTGGGCGCAGGCACGCGGGCGCTGGCTGGTGGATGTCTGCAACACCTCGCCCGACCCGGTACGGGTCCGCGTATCCTGCGCCGGAGCGAAGCATCTGACGAACTTGTTCACCAGCCGCCAGATCACCGGCGATGTCGAGCTGCGACCCATGGAGCCGGTGCTGATCGAGGCACGCTAACACTGCCGTTGCCGTCGCCGTCCCCCCTCTCCCTACCGCGCTCGCGGGCGAGCGCAGGAGGGGGTAGGGGGTAGGCCGCCGTTCGACTTCCAGGAGACCCACCATGCACACTCTCCGGACTCTCGCCGTCGCCGCCCTCCTTCCCGTGGCCTTCGCCTACGGCAAGCCCGCGCCCGTGACGCTCTACGTGGCCCCGCGCGGCAATGACGCCAACGCGGGTACGCGCGAGCAGCCCTTCGCGACCCTCCAGCGCGCCCGGGACGCCCTGCGCGAGTTGCGCGCCAAGGGCGCCCTGCCCGGCGGGGCGCGCGTGCTTGTGCGCCAGGGAACCTACCACCTCGCCGAGCCCCTTGTACTCGGGCCGGAGGACTCGGGCGCGGAAGACGGCGAGATCGTCTATGCCGCCATGCCCGGCGAGCGGGTGCTCCTGAAGGGCAGCGTGCCGCTCGGCGGCTGGAAGCTCTGGCGTGACGGCATCTACCAGGCGTCCGTGCCGGAGGCCGCCTTGCAGGGCGGGCGCTTCTGGCAGCTCTACTACCGGGACCAGCGACAGGTGCTCGCCCGCGTCCCCAATGCCGATCCGCAGCACCCGCGCAGCGGCGGCTTCCTCTATGTCCCCACTGTCGTCGAAAGGGAGAGCAAGACGCTGCTGTCGTACAACCCCGACAAGCTCGACCCGACCAAGTGGACCAGGCCGACCGAGGTGCGGGTCCACATCTGGTCGTGGCTGAACTGGAACCGCAGCATCGTCCCGGTCAAGTCCGTGGACGCCGACAAGCATGTCATCACCCTCGGCTCGCCCTGCAGCTACATGATCAGCCGGGGGAACCGCTACTTCGTCGAAAGCGCGCTCGAGGAGCTGGATGCGCCGGGCGAGTGGTACCTCGACGTTGCGGCGAAGGTCGTCTACTTCTGCCCGCCTGACGGCCAGGACCCGGGCGCGAACGTCTCGGTCCCGGTGCTCGGCAACCTGATCGCCTTCCAGGGTGCCAAGACTCCCGACCGCTTCGTCAGCGCCGTGCGCTTCAGTCGCTTCGATCTGGCTGAGGCGCGTGGCAGCCTCGTCACCTTCAGCGTCGCGGATCACTGCACGCTCACCGCGAGCAACCTGCACCACTGCGGCGGCACGGCCGTGACAATGCAGGACCGCGCCCATCACAACGCCATCCGCGGCTGCGACATCGCCCACGTGGGCGGCGGCGCCGTCTCGCTCGACGACGTGCGCGACTGGACCCACAGCCCGGAGGGCAAGCTGCATCACAACGTCATTGACAACAACCATGTGCACGACGTAGGCGAGTATGGCGACGCCTGGGGCGCCATCCGCATGAACCCCGGCTGCGGCGGCAACTGCAGCTATGCCAACGTCGTGTCGCATAACCTGATCCACGACACGCCGCGCCAGGGCATCAGCTTCAACGGCATGGGCAACATCGTGGAGTACAACGTCGTCCACCACACCAACCAGGAGCAATCCGACACCGGGGCCATCGGCATGGGCTCCCGCGATATCTATGAGCGCGGCAGCATCATCCGCTACAACTATGTCCACGACACCGGTGGCTACAACATGGTCCGCCCCGGCGTGTGGGAGTACCCGCACTACTGCTGGGGGATCTACCTGGACGACTACACCTCCGGCGTGCACGTCTACGGCAACCTGGCGGTGCGCACCTACCTGGGCGGCGTGATGGTCCACGGCGGGCAGGACAACGTGATCGAGAACAACATCATCGTGGACGGGCAATCCCAGCAGATCCAGTACGCGCCGATTGACAGCCTCACCAGCGGCCGCACGCCCGGCCACCCCGATGAGAGCATGTGGCTGATGACAGGCACCCGCTGCGTGCGCAACATCTTCGCCTACTCCGACCCGAAGGCCAAGCTCGCCGCCGGCCGCAAGTGGGAGCAGGCCATCGCCGAGTCCGACTACAACCTGATCTGGCATGCCGGTGAGCCGATCACGCTTAACCTGCCCGACGTGGCCGACGGCGACTACTGGGCTGCGTGGCGGAAGCTCGGCTTTGAGCAGCACTCCGTCATCGCCGACCCCAAGTTCCGCGACGCCCGGCATGACGACTACCGCCTCAAGC
It encodes the following:
- a CDS encoding right-handed parallel beta-helix repeat-containing protein yields the protein MRFFVSLRTAGAVSAVLLCGCALAAPLVLTVSPAGRDSWSGKLAAPNAAKTDGPLASLAGAREAIRELKAAGPLTQPIQVRVRGGVYRPSEMLAFEPQDSGTEACPISYVAATGERPVLSGGVPVTGFRPWQGKIMVADVPAALRDVTFRSLFVDGERMIRARYPNYVPSDPYRKGFLYIRPSCFGEAIGAMHNPGDWLEWDMDVPAEGEYSVWLLYAHGMKMLNRDNMDGQTSLALDGGEKTPLMNLPDTGGWSVHKWSRSATLKLTAGKHVLRWSNDKGGGYNIDAIILTDDPAWQMSGWTMPPVAAGRHRVLIQAEQTKARHGLQIVECGGLSAASKTEFPFVPGQVKPAWANEPDAEVHVWPSSPTSCRAFNEIAKLERVDEARGVVVISGKEAAVDVCSGDRYFVENILAELDSPGEWYLDRAQGKVYLWPKAPLTTKTQVIAPRLTRLVSFTGTKEQPVQCLRLAGLALRETDYTPDDGFIMYGKSTDGVITLGYADHVAIEDCSLRNIGKAGIYMAYGSGNRVIGNEIAYGAEGGIYVNNSPAGTVISDNEIHHLGWVYKHVAGISGGDQVHGALISHNHVHDTTRWGISVGHTTSTNNIVEYNHIHDVNQESYDTGGLEVTQQSRDHLSGSIFRYNLIHDTGGYSSMMGRDMQNSWGIYLDSFAGGFSVYGNVVYGAWDGGLMVQGGKGNKVYNNIFVNNGPRRQILIANFSDNSRETEFHHNIVAYEEPDAMAIYCGRKVPPTITRWDSNLYWHGGEEVKLYAPGDEPYAEWFRPLDFWKGLGFDQESVIADPQFVSPQQHDYRLKPTSPALKLGFEPIDLSKVGPRR
- a CDS encoding alpha-galactosidase yields the protein MSTPDLIAPTPAEMDRARARARTLHGSGVGRAIGEADGGLLSPFSFFYGRQCSDDFLALWPCVSKHSADGEQSEHTWQDPNSGLQVRVVCRTYPDFPVVEWTVWLANTGDRDTPPITDFHGGDLLVPAPPDAPLAIHSVTGDYYSVHGYEPYVLDLPPGCEEHIAPVGGRGSNRAFPYFNLRTLYGGLMIAVGWPGQWEATFIRSANGELRFAAGQQQVNLVLRPGEQIRGPLMALLRWEGDDLDRAQNLWRRWMLAYNVPRVEGGKLPPPLLFGGTSLQFNEMTQATEENQKDFISRYLQAGVPLDYWWMDAGWYPCDGHWPRTGTWEPDPVRFPHGLRAISDFAHERGLKTLLWFEPERVADGTWLQTEHPEWLLNQPGVSADQPQNRLLDLGHPEACQWLIDHVDRVLIEQGIDLYRQDHNFDPLAYWRAHDAPDQQGMTENQHVQGYLRFWDELRRRHPGMLIDSCASGGRRNDLETMRRAVPLHPTDFDYWNLPVKQSFHYGLSQWIPYYGSNTLPVDTVDEYAVRSGHGSGMGLGYDLRRDDLDLALLVRLVEEWRAVAPLFLADFYPLTPNTRDNVSWMAWQFHDPAEQTGMVQAFRRAESPYESARFRLRGLDPERHYLVEQGDSGMVATGRDLAEEGLRLAIEDCPGSVVITYRPMV
- a CDS encoding right-handed parallel beta-helix repeat-containing protein → MHTLRTLAVAALLPVAFAYGKPAPVTLYVAPRGNDANAGTREQPFATLQRARDALRELRAKGALPGGARVLVRQGTYHLAEPLVLGPEDSGAEDGEIVYAAMPGERVLLKGSVPLGGWKLWRDGIYQASVPEAALQGGRFWQLYYRDQRQVLARVPNADPQHPRSGGFLYVPTVVERESKTLLSYNPDKLDPTKWTRPTEVRVHIWSWLNWNRSIVPVKSVDADKHVITLGSPCSYMISRGNRYFVESALEELDAPGEWYLDVAAKVVYFCPPDGQDPGANVSVPVLGNLIAFQGAKTPDRFVSAVRFSRFDLAEARGSLVTFSVADHCTLTASNLHHCGGTAVTMQDRAHHNAIRGCDIAHVGGGAVSLDDVRDWTHSPEGKLHHNVIDNNHVHDVGEYGDAWGAIRMNPGCGGNCSYANVVSHNLIHDTPRQGISFNGMGNIVEYNVVHHTNQEQSDTGAIGMGSRDIYERGSIIRYNYVHDTGGYNMVRPGVWEYPHYCWGIYLDDYTSGVHVYGNLAVRTYLGGVMVHGGQDNVIENNIIVDGQSQQIQYAPIDSLTSGRTPGHPDESMWLMTGTRCVRNIFAYSDPKAKLAAGRKWEQAIAESDYNLIWHAGEPITLNLPDVADGDYWAAWRKLGFEQHSVIADPKFRDARHDDYRLKPDSPALKLGFKPLPFEQMGLYKSPDRATWPVSDDQWREEHIRYPEGDPALQPVKPRPAAPTLKATRRATPPVIDGRVETPEWNWTPELTATVVALSMGDGPGKQPSRAFVTHDAEALYVALINQVSDSSKVITGGGTWGQDDGAEICLQDVSGTKPGPVFIIQGYPSGRHESKPDAGAPPEAVARVAQATRYAATIGDGQWTGEWRIPFAALGVDPTRTQSLLFNIGVLKKAEREWIAWVSTGGAPWHMELAGKLLLAP